In a single window of the Persephonella sp. KM09-Lau-8 genome:
- a CDS encoding OmpA family protein produces MMRILSFMVMSLVSLFFSCSLKAPHTASENTIEKPSVYQETDRLYVVEKFTFVKYSALSKISYHKNFYLMAGDNLYQSLEPAVLIEVVRPSSNDSAKFTFPEVPDFRKISVSDAVVVYFPFDSAKLTDKERKKLDLFLRKITKHRNYRVKITGFTDKVGTKEYNDKLALKRAKAVASYLKSKNKRLKVSVSGFGKCCYVSEKDEKNRRAEVNAEK; encoded by the coding sequence ATGATGAGGATTTTATCATTTATGGTTATGTCTTTGGTGAGTTTATTTTTTTCTTGTTCTTTGAAAGCTCCTCATACTGCCAGTGAAAATACGATAGAGAAGCCTTCCGTATATCAGGAAACAGACAGGCTTTATGTAGTAGAAAAGTTTACCTTTGTAAAATATTCAGCATTATCAAAGATTTCTTATCACAAAAATTTCTACTTAATGGCAGGAGATAATCTTTATCAGTCTTTGGAACCTGCTGTTTTGATAGAAGTGGTAAGACCTTCTTCTAACGACTCTGCAAAATTTACTTTCCCTGAAGTTCCAGATTTCAGGAAAATTTCAGTTTCAGATGCGGTGGTAGTTTATTTTCCTTTTGATTCGGCAAAATTAACAGATAAGGAAAGAAAGAAACTGGACTTATTTTTAAGGAAAATAACTAAACACAGGAACTACAGGGTAAAAATCACAGGTTTCACAGATAAAGTCGGTACTAAAGAATATAATGACAAACTGGCATTAAAAAGGGCAAAAGCAGTAGCTTCATACTTAAAATCCAAAAATAAACGCTTAAAAGTTTCTGTTTCAGGTTTTGGGAAGTGCTGTTATGTGTCGGAAAAAGACGAAAAAAACAGAAGGGCTGAAGTAAATGCTGAGAAATAG
- the traF gene encoding conjugal transfer protein TraF: protein MRYILIFLLTFVFAFAEDLQKIKQTRNKLNEGINLSKKDYELMVRYGLCKPLSKNFYEDHDRGWFYGEECDYEKIEEFIRKREASTQPQENKEEKKLDITKADDKKYLSTLTAEEVRQLFNKVLDEASVNPTYDNVKRVVTMIDFMRRRAVKFARVWQHVIAGEEELDIRAKVPVTPRYRRTQKVLKEKRRLYLFTQEMKKNTAFFVFVSGSCPYCHKQMEDVHRIIATSGITVKVISKDFCPGEFPNCQVAPKMFERFGVHVTPTIVMVVRNKQGKAEFYPISRGLATYAEIVKLSTYFYEYSQNKQIKDY from the coding sequence ATGAGGTATATTCTGATTTTCCTTTTAACTTTTGTTTTTGCCTTTGCCGAAGATTTGCAGAAGATAAAGCAGACAAGGAATAAGCTAAATGAGGGAATAAATCTTTCGAAGAAAGATTATGAGCTTATGGTGAGGTATGGATTATGTAAACCGCTAAGCAAGAATTTTTATGAGGATCATGACAGGGGTTGGTTTTATGGAGAGGAATGCGATTATGAAAAAATAGAGGAGTTTATAAGGAAAAGGGAGGCTTCGACACAACCTCAGGAAAATAAAGAAGAAAAGAAGCTGGATATTACAAAGGCTGATGATAAAAAATATCTTTCCACTTTAACAGCAGAGGAAGTTAGGCAGTTATTTAATAAGGTTTTGGATGAAGCTTCAGTTAATCCTACCTATGATAATGTGAAAAGAGTTGTCACTATGATTGATTTCATGAGAAGGAGAGCTGTTAAGTTTGCAAGAGTGTGGCAGCATGTTATAGCAGGAGAAGAAGAACTGGATATAAGAGCGAAAGTACCTGTAACTCCCAGATATAGAAGAACGCAAAAAGTCTTAAAAGAAAAGAGAAGGCTTTACCTGTTTACACAGGAAATGAAAAAGAATACGGCATTTTTTGTTTTCGTAAGTGGAAGCTGTCCTTACTGCCACAAGCAGATGGAAGATGTTCACAGGATAATAGCGACATCAGGTATTACGGTCAAAGTAATATCAAAAGATTTTTGTCCTGGAGAATTTCCTAATTGTCAGGTTGCACCAAAAATGTTTGAACGCTTTGGGGTTCATGTAACACCGACAATAGTTATGGTAGTTAGAAACAAACAAGGGAAAGCAGAGTTTTACCCAATATCTCGTGGTCTTGCAACTTACGCTGAGATTGTTAAGTTATCTACCTATTTCTATGAGTATTCACAGAACAAGCAAATAAAAGACTATTAA
- the lepB gene encoding signal peptidase I, translating into MEFIQELPEEKKNLLKKMVYFGLFFFGLYVFLSFLFKFYKPMIVFSDSVNFSFGILDKTAVEYKKGDYIAFEYHSGGTRLPVKAIEGKTLVKRIACMPGDYLKVDLQSRVAFCNGQPVAKAKKRFLNGSKAPIFAFQGKIPENKYFVVGDHKDSYDSRYWGFVDYKELQGKVIPVF; encoded by the coding sequence ATGGAGTTTATCCAGGAACTTCCTGAAGAAAAAAAGAACCTTCTAAAGAAGATGGTTTATTTTGGTCTTTTCTTTTTTGGTTTGTATGTTTTTCTGAGCTTTTTGTTTAAGTTTTATAAGCCGATGATAGTATTTTCTGATAGTGTTAATTTTTCCTTTGGGATTTTAGACAAAACAGCCGTTGAATATAAAAAAGGAGATTATATAGCTTTTGAATATCATAGTGGAGGAACTCGACTGCCAGTAAAAGCAATAGAAGGTAAAACGTTAGTTAAAAGAATTGCCTGCATGCCTGGAGATTATTTAAAAGTAGATTTACAAAGTAGAGTAGCTTTTTGTAATGGGCAACCAGTAGCTAAAGCAAAAAAAAGATTTTTAAATGGAAGCAAGGCACCAATTTTTGCTTTTCAGGGAAAGATTCCAGAAAATAAGTATTTTGTAGTTGGAGACCACAAGGATAGCTATGATAGCAGATATTGGGGGTTTGTTGATTACAAAGAACTGCAAGGAAAAGTAATTCCTGTTTTTTAA
- a CDS encoding TraC family protein, protein MLGFIRTLKPSNLLDYTEGFKNNFYSNLLKKESLSNYIKVEGYIPDKKIFTLSDNHIGVVFECYPYTGVSNHVFKSLQSLYSSNYPKGTEIQFIIWGGDFLEPFVDRFYNLRKNPNFWVKKSADFILKYRKKGVNNVVRTPFRDFRFFVAIKIPYGEELSLEEAVERYHDYFEDLEGRLASIHFFPVRLDAQALIMYLYMMFNPDHDKRLFPFYSHSLPINRQVIMGDTYCRVRRSNIFLDNHYCSAFTIKKFPKDFHYGDILDFVGSYMHSEDQLTESSFLLSFNVVIGIHDKLKDIQNKKNKTLLKMRKIATESLPRLKERVDEAELVNQIITSGKKLVHANLVWWIYSKNKRALKHQEKMLETLVSKHNGEFKIQKESKQSALLQFFNATPLNSDYEIDRQVLQRYRTMFDYNAAHLTPYFADWKGTGTPVVYFMSRKGQALSVNLYDSDEGFNFIVVAKTGSGKSFLMNHIISAYYSLDDVSNIYVIDIGRSYEALAKIYNGTFLDFSSDSNLVINPFEGLNRAVLDDMKDLLVTLLAKMAKPSGGADDDDLNLLRMALFRVVAEREGKDIYVDHIYEELLKIAEEERNFESKAKYLALGLMEWTLEKGSYGKFINGKTNVDIDNKLTVLEMKSLENKESLREVILMLFLSMITKKVVIEDNRERRKICAIDEFWRYMDSKDVVKFVRLAYKTWRKHKSSIGTITQTVSDYLKSEDLRDIIFQSAFKFFLKQDAAAVEALKKSDAVLLSDYEYELMKSVNTVKGKYSEIFFLTPRGTGVGKLVVDEFLYWIYTSDANDVSLRTKMIEKFNGDVERAIEECIKISKKESVEV, encoded by the coding sequence ATGCTGGGGTTTATAAGAACTTTAAAGCCATCCAATTTGCTTGATTATACGGAAGGGTTTAAAAATAATTTTTATTCTAACCTGCTGAAAAAAGAGTCGTTATCCAACTATATAAAAGTAGAAGGGTATATCCCGGATAAGAAAATTTTCACCTTGTCAGACAATCATATTGGAGTAGTATTTGAATGTTATCCATATACAGGGGTTTCTAATCATGTGTTTAAATCTTTGCAATCTCTTTATTCCTCCAACTACCCGAAAGGAACAGAAATACAGTTTATAATTTGGGGTGGGGATTTTCTGGAACCTTTTGTTGATCGGTTTTACAACCTCAGAAAAAATCCTAATTTTTGGGTTAAAAAATCCGCCGACTTTATTTTGAAATACAGAAAAAAAGGGGTAAACAATGTAGTTAGAACTCCATTTAGGGATTTTAGATTTTTTGTTGCAATCAAGATCCCTTACGGAGAAGAATTATCTTTAGAAGAAGCTGTTGAGAGATATCATGATTATTTTGAAGATTTAGAAGGCAGATTAGCCTCTATCCATTTTTTTCCTGTTAGATTAGATGCTCAGGCACTTATAATGTATCTTTACATGATGTTTAATCCGGATCACGACAAAAGGCTTTTTCCTTTTTATTCTCATTCTTTACCGATAAACAGACAGGTCATAATGGGAGACACTTATTGTAGAGTTAGAAGAAGTAATATTTTTTTAGATAACCATTATTGCTCAGCATTTACAATAAAAAAGTTTCCGAAAGACTTCCATTATGGAGACATCCTGGATTTTGTTGGTTCTTATATGCATTCAGAAGACCAGCTTACAGAATCCTCATTTTTACTTTCTTTCAATGTGGTTATAGGAATACACGACAAACTGAAGGATATTCAAAACAAGAAAAACAAGACTCTTTTAAAAATGCGGAAAATAGCCACAGAGTCTTTACCCCGTTTAAAAGAAAGGGTTGATGAGGCAGAGCTGGTTAATCAGATAATAACATCTGGAAAAAAGCTTGTTCATGCAAATTTAGTCTGGTGGATTTATTCAAAAAATAAAAGGGCATTGAAGCATCAAGAGAAGATGCTTGAAACGTTAGTTTCTAAACACAATGGCGAGTTTAAGATACAGAAGGAAAGTAAACAGTCAGCCCTTCTTCAGTTTTTTAATGCTACACCTCTTAATTCGGATTATGAAATAGACAGGCAGGTTTTACAGAGATACAGAACCATGTTTGATTATAATGCAGCTCACCTTACCCCTTATTTTGCAGACTGGAAAGGGACGGGGACTCCTGTTGTATATTTTATGTCCAGGAAAGGACAGGCTTTGTCTGTGAATCTGTATGATTCAGATGAGGGTTTTAATTTTATAGTCGTTGCTAAAACAGGGTCAGGTAAATCATTCCTTATGAACCATATAATTTCTGCGTATTATTCCCTGGATGATGTTTCTAATATTTATGTTATAGACATTGGGCGAAGTTATGAAGCTCTGGCGAAAATTTACAATGGAACATTTCTTGATTTTTCCAGTGATTCGAATCTGGTGATAAATCCTTTTGAGGGGCTTAATAGAGCTGTTCTTGATGACATGAAGGATTTGCTTGTTACTCTTCTTGCAAAAATGGCAAAACCTTCAGGTGGAGCTGACGATGATGATTTAAACCTTTTAAGAATGGCTCTTTTCAGAGTTGTTGCGGAAAGGGAAGGTAAAGATATATATGTTGACCATATTTATGAGGAGCTCCTAAAGATAGCAGAGGAGGAAAGAAACTTTGAGTCTAAGGCTAAATACCTTGCTCTTGGTTTAATGGAATGGACGTTAGAGAAAGGTTCTTATGGAAAGTTTATAAATGGAAAAACAAATGTGGATATAGATAATAAGCTGACGGTCTTGGAAATGAAATCCCTTGAGAATAAAGAGTCTTTAAGAGAAGTTATTCTTATGCTTTTCCTGTCTATGATAACAAAGAAGGTAGTTATTGAGGACAACAGGGAGAGAAGAAAAATATGTGCTATTGATGAATTCTGGAGGTATATGGATAGTAAGGATGTTGTTAAATTTGTTAGACTTGCGTATAAAACATGGAGGAAGCATAAATCTTCTATAGGAACCATAACACAAACTGTTTCTGATTATCTTAAATCAGAAGACCTAAGGGATATTATATTCCAGTCTGCATTTAAATTTTTCTTAAAACAGGATGCAGCTGCTGTTGAAGCTTTAAAGAAATCTGATGCTGTATTGCTTTCAGACTACGAATATGAATTAATGAAAAGCGTTAATACTGTTAAAGGTAAGTATTCAGAGATATTTTTCTTGACCCCCAGAGGAACAGGGGTAGGAAAGCTTGTTGTTGATGAATTTTTATATTGGATTTATACATCTGATGCTAATGATGTTTCTCTCAGGACAAAAATGATAGAGAAGTTTAACGGAGATGTTGAAAGAGCCATAGAAGAATGTATCAAAATTTCAAAGAAAGAATCTGTTGAGGTGTAA
- the traV gene encoding type IV conjugative transfer system lipoprotein TraV: MNLTKFLAFSSVAVLLFSCAASTQSKSSLSKEVQESKKVLYEYVTKKELRKNISPQTSVSTTKGKAEKVTKSITVKNTDLLEKDLQKINKREVTRRMVDDPPVPITVPPKVVRVLILPYIDRKGNLHSDSYVFVEIKKARWLIGEYGKGSLTGGKYIDLMGH, translated from the coding sequence ATGAACCTTACGAAATTTTTGGCTTTTTCATCAGTTGCTGTTTTACTTTTTTCCTGTGCAGCTTCTACACAGAGTAAAAGCTCCTTGTCTAAAGAAGTTCAGGAAAGTAAGAAAGTGCTCTATGAGTATGTCACAAAAAAAGAGTTGAGAAAGAACATATCACCTCAAACATCTGTAAGCACTACTAAAGGTAAAGCAGAAAAAGTTACAAAAAGCATTACTGTTAAGAATACAGACTTACTTGAAAAAGATCTTCAGAAGATAAACAAAAGAGAAGTAACTAGGAGAATGGTTGATGATCCCCCTGTTCCGATAACAGTTCCTCCAAAAGTTGTTAGAGTTTTAATTCTTCCCTATATAGACAGAAAAGGAAATTTACACTCAGATAGCTATGTATTTGTTGAAATAAAGAAGGCCAGATGGTTAATAGGCGAATACGGTAAGGGAAGCCTGACAGGTGGTAAATACATAGATTTAATGGGGCATTAG
- a CDS encoding TrbI/VirB10 family protein — protein MEWKKPNFSFGKKKEEKKEAVESEDKNIHPEDAFEAPEDEQVSPYEQDVSAANRKKVFFLAIVGIIFGVIVIFVANSRQQAKKPVDKEIKSPVEAVPEDFEDKSLENARVLALEKKIEELEKQLNEKKSSNKPVSTLADKQTSNTATKPSQNSSNVSNNSNSSSYTTVSKKELVPLPPPDVDSDNDVTIDIKPDVPAGGMPRGQKKVVYTVQVLDDPVATFQEPTVNVSAGTKVASVSSTPSVSEYSSATSGVKPQKGSNPVGQKQKETSQTSSKKKEETRFVFPAGSFFRIVLLNGVDAPTGMKGKAIPTPVLGRVLSASILPNGYKANLKGCFVIGDAKGDLSSQRVYIRITKLSCVTKTGKILQKSMSGYVNGEDGKTGFIGRVVSREGAVLARVLFAKFVEGIGNAFQQSTYTTSISPLGTTQTIDPNEATKAAIYSGVSGAAKELSDYFLKLADQIFPVVEVNAGRQGDVIILKKLVIDTEKDLVDEKPFIEKSQNILEDEVSPEEKVFRAPVGE, from the coding sequence ATGGAATGGAAAAAACCGAATTTTTCCTTTGGTAAGAAAAAAGAGGAAAAGAAAGAAGCTGTAGAATCAGAGGACAAAAATATTCACCCTGAAGATGCATTTGAAGCTCCAGAGGATGAGCAGGTAAGCCCTTATGAACAGGATGTTTCAGCTGCCAACAGAAAAAAGGTTTTTTTCCTTGCAATTGTGGGAATAATATTTGGGGTAATTGTTATTTTTGTAGCGAACTCTAGACAGCAGGCAAAAAAACCTGTGGACAAAGAGATAAAATCTCCTGTTGAAGCAGTACCTGAGGATTTTGAAGATAAAAGCTTAGAAAATGCGAGAGTTCTTGCCCTTGAGAAAAAAATAGAGGAACTTGAAAAACAGCTTAATGAGAAAAAATCTTCCAATAAACCAGTTTCAACTTTAGCAGACAAACAAACGTCAAACACTGCCACAAAACCATCTCAAAATTCCTCAAATGTTTCAAACAATTCTAATTCTAGCTCTTATACAACAGTGAGCAAAAAGGAATTAGTTCCTTTGCCTCCTCCAGATGTTGATTCGGACAATGACGTTACCATTGATATAAAGCCGGATGTTCCTGCCGGAGGGATGCCTCGTGGCCAGAAAAAAGTTGTTTATACTGTTCAAGTTTTAGATGATCCTGTTGCTACTTTTCAGGAACCCACTGTTAATGTTAGTGCAGGTACGAAGGTTGCTTCTGTTTCTTCAACCCCTTCAGTTTCTGAGTATAGTTCAGCCACTTCAGGTGTTAAACCACAAAAGGGGTCTAATCCTGTTGGGCAAAAACAAAAGGAAACCTCCCAGACTTCTTCTAAAAAGAAAGAAGAAACAAGATTTGTATTTCCTGCAGGTAGTTTTTTCAGAATAGTTCTTCTCAATGGAGTAGATGCTCCAACCGGAATGAAAGGAAAAGCCATTCCTACCCCTGTGTTAGGGAGGGTTCTTTCAGCTTCCATTTTGCCCAATGGCTATAAAGCAAACCTGAAAGGTTGTTTTGTTATAGGTGATGCTAAGGGAGATCTGTCATCACAGAGGGTATACATAAGGATTACAAAACTTTCCTGCGTTACAAAAACGGGCAAGATACTCCAAAAGAGTATGTCTGGTTATGTAAACGGCGAAGATGGTAAAACAGGTTTTATTGGTAGGGTTGTTTCTCGAGAGGGAGCTGTTTTAGCAAGAGTATTATTTGCAAAGTTTGTTGAAGGTATTGGAAATGCCTTCCAGCAATCTACATATACAACTTCAATATCGCCATTGGGAACTACTCAGACTATAGACCCTAATGAGGCAACAAAGGCAGCTATTTATTCAGGTGTTTCAGGAGCTGCAAAAGAGTTAAGCGACTATTTCCTTAAGCTTGCCGACCAGATATTTCCTGTTGTAGAGGTAAATGCCGGAAGACAGGGGGATGTTATAATCCTGAAGAAACTGGTAATAGATACAGAAAAAGACCTGGTTGATGAAAAACCTTTCATAGAAAAAAGCCAAAACATTTTAGAAGATGAAGTTTCTCCTGAAGAAAAAGTATTTAGAGCCCCAGTAGGAGAGTAA
- a CDS encoding type-F conjugative transfer system secretin TraK — MRLKTRISLLLLSSIFAFSFSSAKEKGVVVKNAFEIVNISISDLNRIYCPSGISYYRYSKEKYMRVYLDQDKKNAFLKIAPKIIKSQDGIEEKVLYDPTPKDLFIKCGGVMYSLLLKPMKIPPVTIELKGNDKKSLFALNKSNDDAYVNSIKNEGKVVREYDEKKARQVLKNADSYVNAMVSLVKLVLRKGDIPGYRVYRFYKPVKEFKQGSLIKIKSFVGPEYTVSLYSFVANQDIVRPLREKDFMFLSKKPLAISIEDLVLREGQGTSIVVVEPTEVFAETQKEVK; from the coding sequence ATGAGATTAAAGACAAGAATAAGCTTGCTTCTTCTAAGTAGTATTTTTGCCTTTTCCTTTTCTTCAGCGAAGGAAAAAGGAGTTGTTGTTAAAAACGCATTCGAAATAGTAAACATATCCATATCCGATCTAAATAGAATATACTGCCCTTCTGGTATATCCTATTACAGATACAGTAAAGAAAAATATATGAGAGTTTATTTAGACCAGGATAAGAAAAATGCCTTTCTGAAGATAGCTCCCAAAATAATCAAAAGTCAGGACGGTATAGAAGAAAAGGTTTTATATGATCCTACCCCCAAGGATTTGTTTATAAAGTGTGGCGGGGTTATGTATAGTCTTTTACTCAAGCCGATGAAAATACCTCCTGTAACAATAGAGCTTAAAGGCAACGACAAGAAAAGCTTATTTGCTTTAAATAAATCCAATGATGATGCTTACGTTAATTCGATAAAGAACGAAGGAAAGGTGGTTAGAGAATACGACGAAAAAAAAGCTCGTCAGGTATTAAAAAATGCAGATTCTTATGTAAATGCTATGGTTTCTTTGGTTAAACTTGTTCTGAGAAAAGGGGATATTCCAGGATATAGAGTTTATAGATTTTATAAACCTGTAAAAGAGTTTAAACAGGGTTCTTTGATAAAGATTAAATCCTTTGTTGGTCCTGAATACACAGTTTCTCTTTATTCTTTTGTTGCCAATCAAGATATTGTAAGACCATTGAGAGAAAAGGATTTTATGTTTTTATCAAAGAAACCTCTTGCTATAAGCATAGAAGACCTTGTCCTTAGAGAAGGCCAGGGAACTTCTATAGTTGTTGTTGAACCTACAGAGGTTTTTGCAGAAACTCAGAAAGAGGTTAAATAG
- a CDS encoding TraE/TraK family type IV conjugative transfer system protein, which produces MLVRNFKQNWIALVKENLLYFTIILVLSVVSIVLTISLVNVSSNQRVILVPALMDKQFSYEGNKPSRTYLEMMGLSVVSYLMNYNPHNVKYKFARFLSLVAPEYHDIVKEKLSKIARQSIKYGVSQAFAVTGDIKVFKDRIELGGILYRYSMGKLIESTRATYVLKYRINKLGKFEVLGYEIKDKNKLASSK; this is translated from the coding sequence ATGCTTGTTAGGAACTTTAAGCAAAATTGGATAGCTTTAGTTAAAGAAAATCTTCTCTATTTTACGATTATTTTGGTTTTATCCGTAGTTTCCATTGTTTTAACTATTTCTCTTGTTAATGTATCTTCAAATCAGAGGGTTATTTTGGTTCCTGCTCTTATGGACAAGCAGTTTTCATACGAAGGAAATAAACCCTCCAGAACCTATTTGGAGATGATGGGTCTTTCTGTGGTTTCCTATCTCATGAACTACAATCCTCATAATGTTAAGTATAAATTTGCGAGATTTTTGTCTCTTGTAGCTCCTGAATACCATGATATTGTTAAAGAGAAACTGTCAAAAATAGCCAGACAATCCATTAAGTATGGAGTTTCACAGGCTTTTGCAGTCACAGGAGATATAAAGGTTTTCAAGGACAGAATTGAGCTTGGGGGGATTCTCTACAGATATTCCATGGGCAAACTAATTGAAAGCACTAGGGCAACTTATGTTCTCAAATACAGAATAAATAAATTAGGAAAGTTTGAGGTATTAGGTTATGAGATTAAAGACAAGAATAAGCTTGCTTCTTCTAAGTAG
- the traL gene encoding type IV conjugative transfer system protein TraL — translation MSEKLPTRFPTHADDFPMFVEYEADEVAPTLLMFIIGIATKVFLLIVLGIALSYFYTLLKDRKPNRFIFAFLYHIGLLGRKGSLPGYIKTFLE, via the coding sequence ATGAGTGAGAAATTGCCGACCAGATTTCCAACACATGCAGATGACTTTCCAATGTTTGTTGAGTATGAGGCAGATGAAGTGGCTCCTACACTTCTTATGTTTATTATTGGGATAGCCACAAAGGTTTTTCTTCTTATTGTCTTAGGAATAGCACTCTCTTATTTTTACACATTGCTTAAAGATAGAAAGCCCAACCGTTTTATCTTTGCTTTTTTATATCATATAGGGCTTTTAGGTAGAAAAGGTTCTTTACCGGGTTACATAAAAACATTTTTGGAGTAA
- a CDS encoding GGDEF domain-containing protein, translating to MDSVFSEDVVNKVSSKTLSYMVENDIPITPSNYSKWYKVFSYMEKNKDDSRSPQELYFALNRDINNLFEVGNLFLSYKDKTNRIVSTIEGLIFTFDAIYKALEKEKSEGYASPYLDFVYSKLRLIDKTFLNLRDLLDSLKETANLFENDLNKIIEEFSIDPLTGVYTRKAFFDYFSKMFSATQRNSEYKFSLILVDIDYFKSINDTYGHDGGDTVLKEVGRLLKDSVRAEDFVGRIGGEEFGIILNFNDSVYACKVAERIRMQIEQHPFIIKKKTIINITASFGVVDSNGFSSTKEMYSACDSLLYSSKKQGRNRVTCRL from the coding sequence ATGGATAGTGTTTTTAGCGAAGATGTAGTTAATAAGGTATCTTCAAAAACTCTTTCCTATATGGTTGAAAATGACATCCCAATCACGCCAAGCAATTATAGTAAGTGGTATAAGGTGTTTTCATACATGGAAAAAAACAAAGATGACTCCCGTTCTCCCCAGGAGCTTTACTTTGCCTTGAATAGAGATATTAATAATTTGTTTGAGGTGGGAAATCTATTTTTATCTTATAAGGACAAGACGAACAGAATTGTGTCGACTATAGAAGGCTTAATTTTTACTTTTGATGCTATTTATAAAGCTTTGGAAAAGGAAAAGTCCGAGGGGTATGCTTCTCCCTATTTAGATTTTGTTTATAGTAAGCTTAGACTTATAGATAAAACGTTTTTAAATTTAAGGGATCTGCTAGATTCTCTCAAAGAGACAGCAAATCTTTTTGAAAATGATTTAAACAAAATAATAGAGGAGTTTTCAATAGACCCTTTGACCGGAGTTTATACCAGAAAGGCATTTTTTGATTACTTTAGTAAAATGTTTTCTGCTACCCAGAGAAATAGCGAGTATAAATTCTCTTTGATTTTAGTGGATATAGATTACTTTAAGAGTATTAACGACACTTATGGGCATGATGGAGGAGATACAGTCTTAAAGGAAGTAGGTAGACTCCTGAAAGATTCTGTTCGAGCTGAAGACTTTGTTGGAAGGATCGGAGGAGAAGAATTCGGAATTATACTCAACTTTAACGACTCTGTATATGCATGTAAGGTAGCGGAGAGAATCAGGATGCAGATAGAGCAACATCCTTTCATTATAAAAAAGAAGACCATTATAAACATAACTGCAAGCTTTGGTGTGGTTGACTCCAATGGATTTTCTTCCACAAAAGAGATGTATTCAGCCTGTGATTCTTTACTTTATTCTTCTAAAAAACAAGGTAGAAACAGGGTTACCTGTCGTTTATAG